A window of Vigna unguiculata cultivar IT97K-499-35 chromosome 4, ASM411807v1, whole genome shotgun sequence contains these coding sequences:
- the LOC114180795 gene encoding receptor-like protein 52 has product MTTSFLEPFYALLLLLILAAAAPILGFHNGSEIKCIERERQALLNFKHGLIDDNGGMLATWRDDENSRDCCKWKGIRCDHITGHVTILRLRGSYAQYLIGAISISSLFPLQNIQHLDLSSNIFEGSDIPQLMGSLTNLRYLNLSNSYINGSIPTQLGSLTHLRYLDLSYNHLNGNLPHQLGNLSQLRYLDLSGNDFSGTLSFQVGKFPFLQTLRLAGGFDAKPEDAKWLSNLSSLRHLAFNGLHNPDWLQMIHSPKLRELSLRDDSFLMSTISITNSSSSLVSLDLSLNMLKSSSIFYWLFNSTTNICELDLYHNMLEGPIPDGFGKVMNSLEVLDLYANKLQGEIPFFFGNICTLQILDLSHNKLSGNISSFFQNSSWCNRNVFQRLYLPYNNITGILPMSIGLLSELEDLYLEGNRLEGDVTESHLSNFSKLRYLSLSNNSLSVKFVPTWVPPFQLQNLGLRSCKLGPSFPSWLHTQSSLSDLDISDNGLNYVPDWVWDNLQNMRTLNMSHNNLSGPIPNISLKLPHTPSVILNSNHFEGKIPSFLLQASELMLSNNKFSDLFSFICNQGNSEMWILDLSNNQLKGQLPDCWTSVDWLG; this is encoded by the exons ATGACTACTTCTTTTCTGGAACCATTTTATGCACTTCTCCTGCTTCTCATACTTGCTGCAGCAGCACCCATTCTGGGATTCCACAATGGCTCAGAAATAAAGTGCATCGAGAGGGAGAGACAGGCACTCCTCAACTTCAAACATGGCCTCATAGATGACAATGGGGGCATGCTGGCTACGTGGAGGGATGACGAGAACAGTAGAGATTGTTGCAAATGGAAAGGTATTCGTTGCGACCATATAACAGGTCATGTAACCATCCTTCGTCTCCGTGGTTCTTATGCACAATATTTGATAGGTGCAATCAGTATCAGTTCATTGTTTCCCTTGCAAAATATTCAACATTTGGATCTCAGCTCCAATATTTTTGAAGGGAGTGACATCCCACAACTCATGGGCTCACTAACCAACTTAAGATATCTCAATCTCTCCAATTCTTATATTAATGGCAGCATTCCTACCCAACTTGGAAGCCTTACACACTTAAGGTATCTCGATCTCAGTTACAATCATCTCAACGGGAACCTCCCCCATCAACTTGGAAATCTGTCACAGTTGAGGTATCTTGATCTTAGTGGAAATGATTTTTCCGGAACATTGTCTTTCCAGGTTGGCAAATTTCCTTTCTTGCAAACTCTTAGACTTGCTGGTGGTTTTGATGCCAAACCCGAGGATGCAAAGTGGTTGTCTAATCTCAGTTCCCTAAGACATCTAGCGTTCAATGGTTTACATAACCCTGATTGGTTGCAAATGATTCATAGTCCAAAGCTAAGAGAGTTGAG TCTTAGGGATGATAGTTTTCTCATGTCAACTATTTCAATCACgaattcttcatcttctctcgTCTCCCTTGATCTTTCCCTCAATATGTTGAAATCATCATCCATATTTTACTGGCTCTTCAACTCCACTACCAATATTTGTGAACTTGACCTTTATCATAACATGTTGGAAGGTCCCATTCCAGATGGATTTGGGAAAGTAATGAACTCTCTTGAAGTTCTTGACCTCTATGCTAACAAACTCCAAGGCGAGATTCCATTTTTCTTTGGGAACATCTGCACATTGCAAATTTTAGACCTCTCACACAACAAGCTGAGTGGAAATATTTCTAGCTTCTTTCAGAATTCATCATGGTGCAACAGAAACGTGTTTCAGAGATTGTATTTACCTTATAACAACATTACAGGCATTCTACCTATGAGCATTGGATTGCTATCTGAGTTGGAGGACTTGTACTTGGAAGGAAACCGTTTGGAGGGTGACGTCACTGAATCCCATCTTTCCAATTTTTCCAAATTAAGGTACTTATCTTTGTCAAATAACTCATTGTCTGTAAAATTTGTCCCTACTTGGGTTCCACCTTTCCAGttacaaaatttgggactaagaTCTTGCAAGTTGGGTCCTAGTTTTCCTAGTTGGCTCCATACTCAAAGTTCGTTAAGTGACCTCGATATTTCCGACAATGGACTTAATTACGTACCGGATTGGGTTTGGGACAACTTGCAAAATATGAGAACATTGAATATGTCTCACAACAATCTCAGTGGTCCAATTCCTAATATATCATTGAAGCTTCCCCATACACCATCTGTAATTCTGAATTCGAATCACTTTGAAGGAAAAATTCCATCGTTTTTACTACAAGCTTCAGAGTTGATGCTTTCTAACAATAAATTCTCAGATCTGTTTTCATTCATATGTAACCAAGGCAACTCCGAAATGTGGATTTTAGATTTGTCAAACAATCAATTGAAGGGACAGCTCCCTGACTGTTGGACATCTGTTGATTGGTTAGG GTGA
- the LOC114180280 gene encoding receptor-like protein EIX2, with the protein MLDVAKNMLSGPIPSWIGESMQQLIILNMRENHFSGNLPIQLCYLNYIQLLDLSNNMLSKGIPSCLKELTAMSKKGIHTRGTLNGMYLIYIPYIKIYDYFVEEEYSFNISLIWKGVEQRFKNPELIKGIDLSSNKLTGEIPKEIGYLAGLVSLNLSRNNLSGKIPSEIGNLSSLESLDLSRNQISGGIPLPLSEIDNLGKLDLSHNFLSGRIPSGRHFETFDASSFEGNMYLCGEQLNKSCYGDGDQTTGKLSEAEAINDEDSVFYEALYMSMGIGYFTGFWGLLGPILLWRSWKNAYLDFLNRLTIGMYEQCGKCR; encoded by the coding sequence ATGTTGGATGTGGCTAAAAATATGTTGTCCGGCCCCATACCATCATGGATCGGAGAAAGTATGCAACAGTTGATAATCTTGAACATGCGAGAGAATCACTTTTCTGGAAATCTTCCTATTCAACTCTGTTATTTGAACTATATTCAATTATTGGATCTTTCGAATAATATGTTATCAAAAGGAATTCCATCATGCTTAAAGGAATTGACTGCCATGTCTAAAAAGGGCATCCACACACGTGGCACTCTAAATGGTATGTATTTGATATATATcccttatattaaaatttatgactaTTTTGTTGAGGAAGAGTATTCCTTTAACATAAGCTTGATATGGAAAGGTGTGGAACAGAGGTTCAAGAATCCAGAGTTAATTAAGGGCATTGATCTTTCAAGTAATAAGTTAACGGGTGAAATACCAAAAGAGATTGGATATTTGGCTGGGTTAGTTTCTTTGAACTTATCAAGAAATAATCTGAGTGGAAAAATTCCTTCAGAGATAGGAAATTTAAGTTCACTGGAATCCCTTGACTTATCAAGAAATCAAATCAGTGGAGGAATTCCTCTTCCTCTATCCGAAATTGACAATCTAGGCAAATTAGACTTGTCACACAATTTTCTTTCTGGAAGAATCCCATCAGGAAGACATTTTGAAACCTTCGATGCATCTAGTTTTGAAGGAAATATGTACCTTTGTGGTGAGCAACTTAACAAAAGTTGTTATGGAGACGGAGATCAAACAACAGGAAAACTTTCGGAAGCCGAAGCAATAAATGATGAAGATAGTGTTTTCTATGAGGCATTGTACATGAGCATGGGGATTGGATACTTCACTGGATTTTGGGGCTTATTAGGACCAATACTACTTTGGAGGTCTTGGAAAAATGCTTATCTGGACTTCTTAAACAGATTGACAATCGGTATGTATGAACAATGTGGCAAGTGTAGGTGA
- the LOC114182590 gene encoding receptor-like protein EIX2, translating into MTTCFPRLCYALLLLLLHAAESILGLNNSTEIKCIERERQALLNFKHGLIDAYGMLSTWRDDENSTDCCKWKGIQCDHQTGHVSFLRLRGSDTQFLRGAVNISSLFPLQNIQHLDLSSNIFEGSHIPQLIASLTNLRYLNLSNCYFSGSIPTQLGSLTHLRYLDLSYNNLDEELPRQLGNLSQLRYLDLSGNNLDGKIPSQLGNLSQLKYLDLSQNSFSGTLSFQVADFPFLQTLRLDGDFHVKPEDAKWLSNLHSLTNLALYYLQNLDWLTTITFPNLKELRLVDCSLSDTHIHSLFYSPSNFSNSLMILDLSDNMLTSSTFQLLSNFSLNLQELYLSHNDLVLSSPVHSIFPSLVILDLSYNNMTSFEGTSILASKLQNLYLRNCSLRDDNFLISATTIANSSSSLASLDLSSNLLKSSSIFDWLFNSTTNLRTLQLYNNMLEGPIPDGFGKVMNSLEVLDLHGNKLQGEIPSFFGNISTLKSLILSKNKLSGKFSSFFQNSSWCNKHVFQILDLSSNNITGTLPKSIGLLSELEYLLLDGNCLEGDVTESHLSNFSKLRYLSLSNNSLSVKFVPTWVPPFQLQNLGLRSCKLDPSFPSWLHTQSSLSDLDISDNGLNYVPDWVWDNLQNMRTLNMSHNNLSGPIPNISLKLHYAPSVILNSNQFEGKIPSFLLQASKLRLSNNKFSDLFSFICNQGNSEMWILDLSNNQLKGQLPDCWTSVDRLWYLDLSNNKLSGRIPLSMGSLVELNVLVLGNNNLTGELASTLKNCSNLMMLDVGKNMLSGPIPSWIGESMQQLIILNMRENYFSGNLPIQLCYLNYIQLLDLSKNMLSKGIPSCLKELTAMSKKGIHTRGTLNRMYLIYIPYTKIYDYFVEEEYPFNISLIWKGVEQRFKNPELIKGIDLSSNKLKGEIPKEIGYLAGLVSLNLSRNNLSGKIPSEIGNLSSLESLDLSRNQISGGIPLPLSEIDYLGKLDLSHNFLSGRIPSGRHFETFDASSFEGNMYLCGEQLNKSCYGDGDQTTGKLSEAEAINDDEDSVFYEALYMSMGIGYFTGFWGLLGPILLWSSWKNAYLDFLNRLTIGMYEQCGKCR; encoded by the coding sequence ATGACTACTTGTTTTCCTAGACTCTGTTATGCACTTCTCCTGCTCTTGCTGCATGCTGCAGAATCCATTCTCGGATTGAACAATAGTACAGAAATAAAGTGCATTGAGAGGGAGAGACAGGCACTCCTCAACTTCAAACATGGCCTCATAGATGCCTATGGCATGCTGTCTACATGGAGGGATGATGAAAACAGTACAGATTGTTGCAAATGGAAAGGCATTCAATGCGACCATCAAACAGGTCATGTAAGCTTCCTTCGTCTCCGTGGTTCGGATACACAATTTTTGAGAGGTGCAGTCAATATCAGTTCATTGTTTCCTTTGCAAAATATTCAACATTTGGATCTCAGCTCCAATATTTTTGAAGGGAGTCACATCCCACAACTCATTGCCTCACTTACCAACTTAAGATATCTCAATCTGTCCAATTGTTATTTTAGTGGCAGCATTCCTACCCAACTTGGAAGCCTTACACACTTGAGGTATCTCGATCTCAGTTACAATAATTTGGATGAGGAACTCCCTCGTCAACTTGGAAATCTGTCACAGTTGAGGTATCTTGATCTTAGTGGAAATAATCTTGATGGGAAAATCCCTTCTCAACTTGGAAATTTGTCACAGTTGAAGTACCTTGATCTTAGTCAAAATTCCTTTTCTGGAACATTGTCTTTCCAGGTTGCCGATTTTCCTTTCTTGCAAACTCTTAGACTTGATGGTGATTTTCATGTTAAACCCGAGGATGCAAAGTGGTTGTCTAATCTCCATTCCCTAACAAATCTTGCCCtgtattatttacaaaatcttGACTGGTTAACAACGATTACTTTTCCAAATTTAAAAGAGTTGAGGCTAGTTGACTGTTCTCTTTCAGATACCCATATTCATTCTCTGTTTTATTCACCTTCCAACTTTTCCAATTCTCTTATGATCCTTGACCTTTCTGATAATATGCTCACATCCTCAACATTTCAATTACTGTCTAACTTTAGCCTTAATCTTCAAGAGCTTTATCTTTCTCATAATGACCTTGTTTTGTCATCTCCAGTCCACTCAATCTTTCCTTCTCTTGTGATCCTTGACCTTTCCTATAATAATATGACATCATTTGAAGGTACTTCCATCTTAGCTTCAAAACTTCAAAATCTTTATTTGCGAAACTGTAGTCTTAGGGATGATAATTTTCTCATATCAGCTACTACAATTGCgaattcttcatcttctcttgCCTCGCTTGATCTCTCCTCAAATCTGTTGAAATCATCATCCATATTTGACTGGCTCTTCAACTCCACTACCAATCTTCGTACACTTCAACTTTATAATAACATGTTGGAAGGTCCCATTCCAGATGGATTTGGAAAAGTAATGAACTCTCTTGAAGTTCTTGACCTCCATGGTAACAAACTGCAAGGCGAGATTCCATCTTTCTTTGGGAACATCAGCACATTGAAGAGTTTAATCCTCTCCAAGAACAAGTTGAGCGGAAAATTTTCTAGCTTCTTTCAGAATTCATCATGGTGCAACAAGCACGTGTTTCAGATTTTGGATTTATCCTCTAACAACATTACAGGAACATTACCTAAAAGCATTGGATTGCTATCTGAGTTGGAGTACTTGTTATTGGATGGAAATTGCTTGGAGGGTGACGTCACTGAATCCCATCTTTCCAATTTTTCCAAATTAAGGTACTTATCTTTGTCAAATAACTCATTGTCTGTAAAATTTGTCCCTACTTGGGTTCCACCTTTCCAGttacaaaatttgggactaagaTCTTGCAAGTTGGATCCTAGTTTTCCTAGTTGGCTCCATACTCAAAGTTCGTTAAGTGACCTCGATATTTCCGACAATGGGCTTAATTACGTACCGGATTGGGTTTGGGACAACTTGCAAAATATGAGAACATTGAATATGTCTCACAACAATCTCAGTGGTCCGATTCCTAATATATCATTGAAGCTTCACTATGCACCATCGGTAATTCTAAATTCAAATCAGTTTGAAGGCAAAATACCATCGTTTTTACTACAAGCTTCAAAATTGAGGCTTTCTAACAATAAATTCTCAGATCTGTTTTCATTCATATGTAACCAAGGCAACTCCGAAATGTGGATTTTAGATTTGTCAAACAATCAACTGAAGGGACAGCTCCCTGACTGTTGGACATCTGTAGATCGGTTATGGTATCTTGATTTAAGCAACAATAAATTGTCAGGGAGGATTCCTTTGTCTATGGGCAGCCTTGTTGAATTGAATGTCTTGGTTTTAGGAAACAATAACCTGACAGGTGAATTAGCTTCGACCTTGAAGAATTGCAGCAATTTAATGATGTTGGATGTGGGTAAAAATATGTTGTCCGGCCCCATACCATCATGGATCGGAGAAAGTATGCAACAGTTGATAATCTTGAACATGCGAGAGAATTACTTTTCTGGAAATCTTCCTATTCAACTCTGTTATTTGAACTATATTCAATTATTGGATCTTTCGAAGAATATGTTATCAAAAGGAATTCCATCATGCTTAAAGGAATTGACTGCCATGTCTAAAAAGGGCATCCACACACGTGGCACTCTAAATCGTATGTATTTGATATATATCCCTTATACTAAAATTTATGACTATTTTGTTGAGGAAGAGTATCCCTTTAACATAAGCTTGATATGGAAAGGTGTGGAACAGAGGTTCAAGAATCCAGAGTTAATTAAGGGCATTGATCTTTCAAGTAATAAGTTAAAGGGTGAAATACCAAAAGAGATTGGATATTTGGCTGGGTTAGTTTCCTTGAACTTATCAAGAAATAATCTGAGTGGAAAAATTCCTTCAGAGATAGGAAATTTAAGTTCACTGGAATCCCTTGACTTATCAAGAAATCAAATCAGTGGAGGAATTCCTCTTCCTCTATCCGAAATTGACTATCTAGGCAAATTAGACTTGTCACACAATTTTCTTTCTGGAAGAATCCCATCAGGAAGACATTTTGAAACCTTCGATGCATCTAGTTTTGAAGGAAATATGTACCTTTGTGGTGAGCAACTTAACAAAAGTTGTTATGGAGACGGAGATCAAACAACAGGAAAACTTTCGGAAGCGGAAGCAataaatgatgatgaagataGTGTTTTCTATGAGGCATTGTACATGAGCATGGGGATTGGATACTTCACTGGATTTTGGGGCTTATTAGGACCAATACTACTTTGGAGTTCTTGGAAAAATGCTTATCTGGACTTCTTAAACAGATTGACAATCGGTATGTATGAACAATGTGGCAAGTGTAGGTGA